One segment of Pelecanus crispus isolate bPelCri1 chromosome 2, bPelCri1.pri, whole genome shotgun sequence DNA contains the following:
- the KLF10 gene encoding Krueppel-like factor 10, with translation MEMMTEKQRDPRCFWNNTPEKSDYEAVEALISMSCNWKSDFKKHAEMRPITPASDMSEESDETLLPGAADFNAIPAFCLTPPYSPSDSEMSQVVHPGTPVPAAALGKSLAEAAKPPLAAPRREAERPPAAGPPKAQATSVIRHTADAQLCNRKTCPVRTASVLKYQDSVSRETNSKQSAEAEHSLCSAVAPSRASDESGELPAAEGKTAEPAVSPVPLTKPSVSRRQPVPGSAQQSAAVAPPCSAQGSGAPPVPVICQMVPLPANNNVVTAVVPSTTPSQQPALCQPMVFMGTQVPKGAVMFVVPQPVVQSTKAPIVSPNGTRLSPIAPAPGFVPSAAKTTPPVDSSRIRSHICSYPGCGKTYFKSSHLKAHVRTHTGEKPFSCSWKGCERRFARSDELSRHRRTHTGEKKFACPMCERRFMRSDHLTKHARRHLSAKKLPNWQMEVSKLNDIAVPPASATAQ, from the exons atggagaTGATGACTGAGAAACAGAGAGATCCTAGGTGTTTCTGGAACAATACTCCTGAAAAAAGCGATTATGAGGCTGTAGAAGCCCTCATTTCTATGAGCTGCAACTGGAAATCAGACTtcaaaaaacatgcagaaatgagACCTATAACTCCAGCATCTGATATGTCAGAAGAGAGCGACGAGACTTTGCTTCCTGGAGCAGCGGACTTTAATGCGATACCAGCATTT TGCCTGACCCCCCCCTACAGCCCTTCCGACTCGGAGATGTCGCAGGTGGTCCATCCGGGGACACCGGTGCCGGCCGCAGCGCTCGGCAAGTCGCTGGCCGAGGCTGCCAAGCCTCCTCTGGCCGCACCTCGCAGAGAGGCGGAGAGGCCTCCAGCAGCCGGGCCTCCGAAAGCTCAAGCGACGAGCGTTATCCGCCACACGGCCGATGCCCAGCTTTGTAATCGCAAAACCTGCCCGGTGAGAACAGCCAGCGTGCTGAAATACCAGGACAGCGTTTCGAGGGAAACAAACAGTAAACAAAGCGCCGAAGCAGAGCATTCGCTGTGTTCCGCCGTGGCGCCCAGCAGAGCCAGCGATGAGAGCGGCGAACTGCCGGCGGCAGAGGGAAAAACCGCAGAACCAGCTGTCAGTCCGGTGCCCTTGACGAAGCCCTCGGTCAGCAGACGTCAGCCCGTCCCCGGGTCGGCGCAGCAGTCGGCGGCGGTGGCACCGCCGTGCTCTGCCCAAGGCAGCGGAGCTCCCCCCGTGCCAGTGATTTGCCAGATGGTCCCGCTGCCCGCGAACAACAACGTCGTGACGGCCGTAGTGCCCAGCACCACGCCGAGCCAGCAGCCGGCCCTCTGTCAGCCCATGGTCTTCATGGGCACCCAAGTTCCCAAAGGTGCTGTTATGTTTGTTGTGCCCCAGCCGGTTGTGCAGAGCACAAAGGCTCCCATTGTTAGTCCGAACGGCACGAGACTCTCTCCCATTGCCCCTGCTCCCGGCTTCGTGCCTTCTGCGGCAAAAACCACTCCACCGGTTGATTCTTCAAGAATAAGAAGTCACATTTGCAGCTACCCAGGGTGCGGGAAGACGTACTTCAAGAGCTCCCATCTGAAGGCTCACGTCAGAACGCACACAG gagaaAAGCCGTTTAGTTGTAGTTGGAAAGGCTGTGAGAGGAGGTTTGCACGGTCTGATGAACTGTCTCGCCATCGCAGAACGCACACCGGGGAGAAGAAGTTTGCCTGCCCGATGTGCGAGCGGCGGTTCATGAGGAGCGACCACTTAACGAAACATGCGCGCCGCCACTTATCGGCTAAGAAATTGCCAAACTGGCAAATGGAAGTGAGCAAGTTAAACGATATTGCCGTGCCGCCGGCATCTGCGACCGCGCAGTGA